A genomic segment from Nicotiana sylvestris chromosome 1, ASM39365v2, whole genome shotgun sequence encodes:
- the LOC138878475 gene encoding nicotine N-demethylase CYP82E3-like produces the protein MYHLISPIEAIVGLVTFAFLLYFLWTKKQSKILNPLPPKIPGGWPVIGHLFYFKNNGDDDRHFSQKLGDLADKYGPVFTFRLGFRRFLAVSSYEAMKECFSTNDIHFADRPALLYGEYLCYNNAMLAVAKYGPYWKKNRKLVNQELLSVSRLEKFKHVRFSIVQKNIKELYDGDSPMVKINLSDWIDKLTFDIILKMVVGKTYNNGHGEILKAAFQKFMVQAMEIELYDVFHIPFFKWLDLTGNIKAMKQTFKDIDNIIQGWLDEHIKKRETKDVGGENEQDFIDVVLSKRSNEHLGDGYSHDTTIKATVFTLVLDATDTFALHIKWVMALMINNKNVMKKAQEEMDTIVGRDRWVEESDIKNLVYLQAIVKEVLRLHPPAPLSVQHLSVKDCVVNGYHIPKGTALLTNIMKLQRDPQIWADPDKFDPERFLTTHAAIDYRGQHYELIPFGTGRRACPAMNYSLQVEHLSIAHMIQGFNFATTTNEPLDMKQGVGLTLPKKTDVEVLITPRLPPTLYQY, from the exons ATGTATCATCTTATTTCTCCCATAGAAGCCATTGTAGGACTTGTAACCTTTGCATTTCTACTCTACTTCCTATGGACAAAAAAACAATCAAAAATCCTAAACCCACTGCCTCCAAAAATCCCAGGTGGATGGCCAGTAATCGGCCATCTCTTTTATTTCAAGAACAATGGCGATGATGACcgccatttttctcaaaaactcggAGACTTAGCTGACAAATATGGTCCCGTCTTCACATTCCGGTTAGGGTTTCGTCGTTTCTTGGCGGTGAGTAGTTATGAAGCTATGAAAGAATGCTTCTCTACCAATGATATCCATTTCGCCGATCGGCCAGCTTTACTTTACGGAGAATACCTTTGCTATAACAATGCCATGCTTGCTGTTGCCAAATATGGCCCTTACTGGAAAAAAAATCGAAAGCTAGTCAATCAAGAACTTCTCTCCGTTAGTCGGCTCGAAAAATTCAAACATGTTAGATTTTCTATAGTTCagaaaaatattaaagaactataTGATGGTGATTCACCAATGGTGAAGATAAACCTTAGTGATTGGATAGATAAATTGACTTTCGACATCATTTTGAAAATGGTTGTTGGGAAGACCTATAATAATGGACATGGAGAAATACTGAAAGCAGCTTTTCAGAAGTTCATGGTTCAAGCTATGGAGATTGAGCTCTATGATGTTTTTCACATTCCATTTTTCAAGTGGTTGGATCTTACAGGGAATATTAAGGCTATGAAACAAACTTTCAAAGACATTGATAATATTATCCAAGGTTGGTTAGATGAGCACATTAAGAAGAGAGAAACAAAGGATGTTGGAGGTGAAAATGAACAAGATTTTATTGATGTGGTGCTTTCTAAGAGGAGCAACGAACATCTTGGCGATGGTTACTCTCATGACACCACCATCAAAGCAACCGTATTC ACTTTGGTCTTGGATGCAACAGACACATTTGCACTTCATATAAAGTGGGTAATGGCGTTAATGATAAACAATAAGAATGTCATGAAGAAAGCACAAGAAGAGATGGACACCATTGTTGGTAGAGATAGATGGGTAGAAGAGAGTGATATCAAGAATTTGGTGTATCTTCAAGCAATTGTTAAAGAAGTATTACGATTACATCCACCTGCACCTTTGTCAGTACAACACCTATCTGTAAAAGATTGTGTTGTCAATGGATACCATATTCCTAAGGGGACTGCACTACTTACAAATATTATGAAACTGCAACGAGATCCTCAAATATGGGCAGATCCTGATAAATTCGATCCAGAGAGATTCTTGACAACTCATGCTGCAATTGACTATCGAGGGCAGCACTATGAGTTGATACCGTTTGGTACGGGGAGACGAGCTTGTCCCGCAATGAATTACTCATTGCAAGTGGAACACCTTTCAATTGCTCATATGATCCAAGGTTTCAATTTTGCAACTACGACAAACGAGCCTTTGGATATGAAACAAGGTGTGGGTCTAACTTTACCTAAGAAGACAGATGTTGAAGTGCTAATTACACCTCGCCTGCCTCCTACGCTCTATCAATATTAA
- the LOC138878482 gene encoding nicotine N-demethylase CYP82E3-like yields MYHLISPIEAIVGLVTFAFLLYFLWTKKQSKILNPLPPKIPGGWPVIGHLFYFKNNGDDDRHFSQKLGDLADKYGPVFTFRLGFRRFLAVSSYEAMKECFSTNDIHFADRPALLYGEYLCYNNAMLAVAKYGPYWKKNRKLVNQELLSVSRLEKFKHVRFSIVQKNIKELYDGDSPMVKINLSDWIDKLTFDIILKMIVGKTYNNGHGEILKAAFQKFMVQAMEIELYDVFHIPFFKWLDLTGNIKAMKQTFKDIDNIIQGWLDEHIKKRETKDVGGENEQDFIDVVLSKRSNEHLGDGYSHDTTIKATVFTLVLDATDTFALHIKWVMALMINNKNVMKKAQEEMDTIVGRDRWVEESDIKNLVYLQAIVKEVLRLHPPAPLSVQHLSVKDCVVNGYHIPKGTALLTNIMKLQRDPQIWADPDKFDPERFLTTHAAIDYRGQHYELIPFGTGRRACPAMNYSLQVEHLSIAHMIQGFNFATTTNEPLDMKQGVGLTLPKKTDVEVLITPRLPPTLYQY; encoded by the exons ATGTATCATCTTATTTCTCCCATAGAAGCCATTGTAGGACTTGTAACCTTTGCATTTCTACTCTACTTCCTATGGACAAAAAAACAATCAAAAATCCTAAACCCACTGCCTCCAAAAATCCCAGGTGGATGGCCAGTAATCGGCCATCTCTTTTATTTCAAGAACAATGGCGATGATGACcgccatttttctcaaaaactcggAGACTTAGCTGACAAATATGGTCCCGTCTTCACATTCCGGTTAGGGTTTCGTCGTTTCTTGGCGGTGAGTAGTTATGAAGCTATGAAAGAATGCTTCTCTACCAATGATATCCATTTCGCCGATCGGCCAGCTTTACTTTACGGAGAATACCTTTGCTATAACAATGCCATGCTTGCTGTTGCCAAATATGGCCCTTACTGGAAAAAAAATCGAAAGCTAGTCAATCAAGAACTTCTCTCCGTTAGTCGGCTCGAAAAATTCAAACATGTTAGATTTTCTATAGTTCagaaaaatattaaagaactataTGATGGTGATTCACCAATGGTGAAGATAAACCTTAGTGATTGGATAGATAAATTGACTTTCGACATCATTTTGAAAATGATTGTTGGGAAGACCTATAATAATGGACATGGAGAAATACTGAAAGCAGCTTTTCAGAAGTTCATGGTTCAAGCTATGGAGATTGAGCTCTATGATGTTTTTCACATTCCATTTTTCAAGTGGTTGGATCTTACAGGGAATATTAAGGCTATGAAACAAACTTTCAAAGACATTGATAATATTATCCAAGGTTGGTTAGATGAGCACATTAAGAAGAGAGAAACAAAGGATGTTGGAGGTGAAAATGAACAAGATTTTATTGATGTGGTGCTTTCTAAGAGGAGCAACGAACATCTTGGCGATGGTTACTCTCATGACACCACCATCAAAGCAACCGTATTC ACTTTGGTCTTGGATGCAACAGACACATTTGCACTTCATATAAAGTGGGTAATGGCGTTAATGATAAACAATAAGAATGTCATGAAGAAAGCACAAGAAGAGATGGACACCATTGTTGGTAGAGATAGATGGGTAGAAGAGAGTGATATCAAGAATTTGGTGTATCTTCAAGCAATTGTTAAAGAAGTATTACGATTACATCCACCTGCACCTTTGTCAGTACAACACCTATCTGTAAAAGATTGTGTTGTCAATGGATACCATATTCCTAAGGGGACTGCACTACTTACAAATATTATGAAACTGCAACGAGATCCTCAAATATGGGCAGATCCTGATAAATTCGATCCAGAGAGATTCTTGACAACTCATGCTGCAATTGACTATCGAGGGCAGCACTATGAGTTGATACCGTTTGGTACGGGGAGACGAGCTTGTCCCGCAATGAATTACTCATTGCAAGTGGAACACCTTTCAATTGCTCATATGATCCAAGGTTTCAATTTTGCAACTACGACAAACGAGCCTTTGGATATGAAACAAGGTGTGGGTCTAACTTTACCTAAGAAGACAGATGTTGAAGTGCTAATTACACCTCGCCTGCCTCCTACGCTCTATCAATATTAA